From Streptomyces zhihengii, the proteins below share one genomic window:
- a CDS encoding SCP2 sterol-binding domain-containing protein: MATTQECRSALDTLSGNLAKADGDVRSATALDRSLSCHVTDLDTTFAGRLHQSRIDVTDTYEGPPRDKAEIRLAMTGDDLVAMVGGELNFARAWASGRVRLEAGFRDLMRLRSLL, translated from the coding sequence ATGGCCACGACGCAGGAGTGCCGCAGCGCACTCGACACCCTCTCCGGCAATCTGGCGAAGGCGGACGGCGACGTCCGCTCGGCGACGGCGCTGGACCGCTCCCTGAGCTGCCACGTCACCGACCTGGACACCACCTTCGCCGGCCGGCTCCACCAGAGCCGGATCGACGTCACCGACACCTACGAAGGACCGCCCCGCGACAAGGCGGAGATCCGCCTCGCGATGACCGGCGACGACCTGGTGGCCATGGTCGGCGGCGAGCTGAACTTCGCCCGGGCCTGGGCCTCGGGCCGGGTCCGCCTGGAGGCCGGCTTCCGCGACCTGATGCGGCTGCGCTCCCTGCTGTGA
- a CDS encoding TlyA family RNA methyltransferase, translating into MAGVARRRLDAELVRRKLARSREHAAQLIAAGRVTVGGNTATKSATQVETSAALVVSADDSDPDYVSRGGHKLAGALAAFVPLGLEVTGRRALDAGASTGGFTDVLLRAGAAHVVAVDVGYGQLAWSLQSDERVTVKDRTNVREMTLETIDGVPVDLVVGDLSFIPLGLVLPAMVRCSAPGADLVLMVKPQFEVGRERLGSGGVVRSPELRADAVRAVAGRAAELGLGVRGVTASPLPGPSGNVEYFLWLRAGAPGLDPADVDRAVAEGPR; encoded by the coding sequence GTGGCAGGAGTCGCCCGCCGCCGTCTCGACGCCGAACTGGTACGCCGCAAACTGGCGCGTTCGCGGGAGCACGCGGCCCAGCTCATCGCCGCGGGCCGCGTCACCGTCGGCGGCAACACCGCGACGAAGTCCGCCACCCAGGTCGAGACGAGCGCCGCGCTCGTGGTCTCGGCCGACGACAGCGACCCCGACTACGTCTCGCGCGGCGGCCACAAGCTGGCCGGCGCGCTGGCCGCCTTCGTGCCGCTGGGGCTGGAGGTCACGGGCCGCCGGGCGCTGGACGCGGGCGCCTCGACGGGCGGCTTCACCGATGTGCTGCTGCGCGCCGGCGCCGCCCACGTGGTCGCCGTCGACGTCGGCTACGGGCAGCTCGCCTGGTCGCTCCAGAGCGATGAACGCGTGACCGTCAAGGACCGTACCAATGTGCGGGAGATGACGTTGGAGACGATCGACGGGGTGCCGGTGGACCTGGTGGTGGGCGATCTGTCCTTCATCCCGCTCGGCCTGGTGCTGCCGGCGATGGTGCGCTGCTCGGCGCCCGGCGCGGACCTCGTGCTGATGGTGAAGCCGCAGTTCGAGGTGGGCAGGGAACGCCTCGGCAGCGGCGGTGTCGTCCGCAGCCCCGAGCTGCGGGCCGACGCCGTGAGGGCGGTCGCGGGCCGGGCCGCCGAGCTGGGCCTGGGGGTCCGGGGGGTCACCGCCAGCCCGCTGCCGGGCCCCTCGGGCAACGTCGAATACTTTCTGTGGCTCCGGGCGGGTGCGCCCGGACTCGACCCCGCGGACGTCGACCGCGCAGTGGCGGAGGGACCTCGTTGA